The following proteins come from a genomic window of Micromonospora echinofusca:
- a CDS encoding 1-phosphofructokinase family hexose kinase: MSGHVMVFAPTPRLTVTVDQPSDAPELHLHPGGQGVWQARMVMSLGVDVVLCTALGGEIGQVLEPLLVSEGVNLKVVVRDSGSGGYVHDRREGSRQEIVDVPGQPLSRHELDELYNLALGEGLRATVSVLSGPNEPSLVPADLYRRFAADLGANGSRVVVDLCGEHLDAVLDSGVFFLKISHEELIADGRVDGEEEEQLTRALYDLHAGGAENVVVSRADKPALALVDGEVFEVEMPRLEAADPRGAGDSMTAGVAAVVARGGDVRTAIRTGAAAGALNVTRHGLGTGRLDSITGLVDRVRLVPAGNRPQERTSPDELADRAAGR; the protein is encoded by the coding sequence ATGAGCGGGCACGTGATGGTCTTCGCGCCCACACCTCGGCTGACGGTGACCGTCGACCAGCCCAGCGACGCCCCGGAGCTGCACCTGCACCCCGGCGGGCAGGGCGTCTGGCAGGCCCGGATGGTGATGTCGCTCGGCGTCGACGTGGTGCTCTGCACCGCCCTCGGGGGCGAGATCGGTCAGGTGCTGGAGCCCCTGCTCGTCAGCGAGGGGGTCAACCTGAAGGTCGTGGTGCGCGACTCCGGCAGCGGCGGGTACGTGCACGACCGCCGTGAGGGCTCCCGGCAGGAGATCGTGGACGTGCCCGGCCAGCCGCTCAGCCGGCACGAGTTGGACGAGCTCTACAACCTGGCGCTCGGCGAGGGGCTGCGCGCCACGGTCAGCGTGCTGAGCGGGCCGAACGAGCCGTCGCTGGTCCCGGCCGACCTCTACCGACGGTTCGCCGCCGACCTGGGGGCCAATGGCAGCCGGGTGGTGGTCGATCTCTGCGGCGAGCACCTCGACGCCGTGCTGGACAGCGGCGTCTTCTTCCTCAAGATCAGCCATGAGGAGCTGATCGCCGACGGCCGCGTCGACGGCGAGGAGGAGGAGCAGCTCACCCGGGCCCTGTACGACCTGCACGCCGGCGGCGCCGAGAACGTGGTGGTGAGCCGGGCCGACAAGCCCGCCCTCGCCCTGGTCGACGGCGAGGTCTTCGAGGTGGAGATGCCCCGCCTGGAGGCAGCCGACCCGCGCGGGGCGGGCGACTCGATGACCGCCGGGGTGGCGGCCGTGGTGGCGCGTGGCGGCGACGTGCGCACCGCCATCCGTACCGGGGCGGCGGCCGGCGCGCTGAACGTGACCCGGCACGGCCTGGGCACCGGCCGGCTCGACTCGATCACCGGCCTGGTCGACCGGGTACGCCTCGTACCGGCCGGCAACCGGCCGCAGGAGCGGACCAGCCCCGACGAGCTGGCCGACCGGGCGGCCGGGCGATGA
- the surE gene encoding 5'/3'-nucleotidase SurE yields MTLRVLVTNDDGIAAPGIQALARAAAERGLDVVVAAPLEEASGTSAAMTAVERDGHVVVHEHPLPELPGVPAYAVGGSPGFIALIAVHGAFGPPPTVVLSGINRGANAGRAVLHSGTVGAAFTAAANGCRAMAVSLDVLSAGEATAASGGAAVAAAARVRDAERHWPTAARVALDLLPRLTAGPVESVLNVNAPDLPHNRLRGVRRGTLASFGQVQMTVAEAGHGFVRTSLEEPGQAVQPGTDLALLADGYASVTAIRAVTEVADVDLSGLGDG; encoded by the coding sequence ATGACGCTGCGGGTGCTGGTCACCAACGACGACGGGATCGCCGCGCCCGGCATCCAGGCGCTGGCGCGGGCGGCGGCGGAACGGGGCCTGGACGTGGTCGTCGCCGCGCCGCTGGAGGAGGCGAGCGGCACCAGCGCCGCGATGACCGCGGTGGAGCGGGACGGGCACGTGGTGGTCCACGAGCATCCGCTGCCGGAGCTGCCGGGGGTGCCGGCGTACGCGGTGGGCGGCTCCCCCGGCTTCATCGCGCTGATCGCGGTGCACGGCGCGTTCGGGCCCCCGCCGACGGTGGTGCTCTCCGGCATCAACCGGGGCGCGAACGCGGGCCGCGCGGTGCTGCACTCGGGCACGGTGGGGGCCGCCTTCACCGCCGCCGCGAACGGCTGCCGGGCGATGGCCGTCTCACTCGACGTGCTCTCGGCCGGGGAGGCCACGGCCGCCAGCGGGGGCGCCGCGGTGGCCGCCGCCGCCCGGGTACGCGACGCCGAGCGGCACTGGCCGACGGCCGCCCGGGTCGCCCTGGACCTGCTGCCCCGGCTCACGGCCGGGCCCGTGGAGAGCGTGCTCAACGTGAACGCGCCGGACCTGCCGCACAACCGGCTGCGCGGGGTACGCCGGGGCACCCTGGCCAGCTTCGGTCAGGTGCAGATGACGGTGGCGGAGGCCGGGCACGGCTTCGTCCGCACGTCGCTGGAGGAGCCCGGGCAGGCCGTGCAGCCCGGCACCGACCTGGCCCTGCTGGCCGACGGGTACGCCTCGGTGACGGCGATCCGCGCGGTCACCGAGGTGGCGGACGTCGACCTGTCGGGCCTCGGCGACGGCTGA
- a CDS encoding BON domain-containing protein codes for MAIETISRSDQDIQSAVLDELAWEPRVRPHEIGVTVVEGVVTLTGRVDSYAKKWAAERAAHRVTRVRAVANDLAVRLATGAERADPDIAAAAGHALEWDAFVPLEQLDVTVSQGWVTLHGEVEWEYQRRAAERAVARLTGVRGVSNGITVRPDTRPDGHALAIRIVDALARNRATPAERITVRVHGDTVVLGGLVHSMPERAEVERTVWCAPGIREVQNHIAVAPVLD; via the coding sequence ATGGCCATCGAGACGATCAGCCGCAGCGACCAGGACATCCAGTCGGCCGTCCTCGACGAGCTGGCCTGGGAACCCCGGGTACGGCCGCACGAGATCGGCGTGACGGTCGTCGAGGGCGTGGTGACGTTGACCGGCCGGGTGGACAGCTATGCCAAGAAGTGGGCCGCCGAGCGGGCGGCGCACCGGGTGACGCGCGTCCGGGCGGTCGCCAACGACCTGGCCGTACGTCTCGCCACCGGCGCGGAACGCGCCGACCCGGACATCGCCGCCGCGGCCGGGCACGCGCTGGAGTGGGACGCGTTCGTTCCCCTGGAGCAGCTCGACGTGACCGTCTCGCAGGGCTGGGTCACGCTGCACGGCGAGGTGGAGTGGGAGTACCAGCGCCGCGCCGCCGAACGCGCCGTGGCCCGGCTGACGGGCGTACGCGGGGTCAGCAACGGCATCACCGTCCGCCCCGACACCCGGCCGGACGGGCACGCCCTGGCGATCCGGATCGTCGACGCGCTGGCGCGCAACCGGGCCACCCCGGCGGAGCGGATCACCGTCCGGGTGCACGGCGACACGGTGGTGCTCGGCGGCCTGGTCCACTCGATGCCCGAGCGGGCCGAGGTGGAGCGGACCGTCTGGTGCGCGCCGGGCATCCGCGAGGTGCAGAACCACATCGCGGTCGCCCCGGTGCTGGACTGA
- a CDS encoding maleylpyruvate isomerase N-terminal domain-containing protein, with protein MSPIRTAYLTAARSAADLLADPAVANRWDEPSALPAFGVAGLAGHLANQVLGVPAVLATPVPAGDPVGLLDHYARGGWLGAPVDATVNVVIRRVGDGLAADGPAALVDRYAATLRELSRVLSAEPPARVVHVRHGPWSLTLDDYLVTRLMELVVHADDLAVSVGVPTPELPAEVVDPVLTLLARLAVRRHGQPAVLRALSRAERAPASVAAL; from the coding sequence GTGAGTCCGATCAGGACGGCCTACCTCACCGCCGCGCGTTCGGCGGCGGACCTGCTCGCCGATCCCGCCGTCGCGAACCGCTGGGACGAACCGAGCGCCCTGCCGGCGTTCGGGGTGGCCGGGCTGGCCGGTCACCTCGCCAACCAGGTGCTCGGCGTCCCCGCCGTGCTGGCCACGCCCGTTCCCGCCGGCGACCCCGTGGGGCTGCTCGACCACTACGCGCGCGGCGGCTGGCTCGGCGCCCCGGTCGACGCGACGGTGAACGTCGTCATCCGCCGCGTCGGTGACGGCCTCGCCGCCGACGGCCCCGCCGCCCTGGTCGACCGGTACGCGGCCACGCTGCGCGAGCTGAGCCGCGTACTGTCGGCGGAGCCGCCCGCGCGAGTGGTGCACGTGCGCCACGGCCCGTGGTCGCTCACCCTGGACGACTACCTGGTCACCCGGCTGATGGAACTCGTCGTACACGCCGACGACCTCGCGGTCAGCGTCGGCGTGCCCACCCCGGAACTGCCGGCGGAGGTGGTCGACCCGGTGCTGACGCTGCTGGCCCGGCTCGCCGTACGCCGGCATGGTCAGCCGGCCGTGCTGCGCGCGCTGAGCCGGGCGGAACGGGCGCCGGCGAGCGTCGCGGCCCTCTGA
- a CDS encoding STAS domain-containing protein, whose amino-acid sequence MSLSIVKSVLPGGVIEIAPRGEIDVDTAYEVREAIAEVLTKGRPGRIELNMRLVTFIDSVGISAMVAGFQTAEVSGVKLVVTEPSRFVHRQLWVTGLLGLFGAPEPYYAGAPTPEVLPGA is encoded by the coding sequence GTGAGCCTGTCGATCGTGAAGTCGGTCCTGCCCGGTGGTGTCATCGAGATCGCCCCGCGGGGGGAGATCGACGTCGACACCGCGTACGAGGTGCGTGAGGCGATCGCCGAGGTCCTGACCAAGGGGCGTCCCGGCCGGATCGAGCTGAACATGCGGCTCGTCACCTTCATCGACTCGGTGGGCATCAGCGCGATGGTCGCCGGCTTCCAGACCGCCGAGGTGAGCGGCGTCAAGCTCGTCGTCACCGAGCCGAGCCGGTTCGTGCACCGGCAGCTCTGGGTGACCGGCCTGCTCGGCCTCTTCGGCGCCCCCGAGCCCTACTACGCCGGCGCGCCCACGCCCGAGGTCCTTCCCGGCGCCTGA
- a CDS encoding LuxR C-terminal-related transcriptional regulator, whose product MNGPAPGNRRPRDLGEWTHRWRAGRMPEHVRDTGVVAVADGSAGAPLLASRLCPAPPPEPLVLRPRLLRALDEGTAGPVTLVRAPAGWGKTTLLASWFRAADEAGAHRGRVGEGPVTAAAEGTRDDGPAGAAPGDFGAAAGAPARPDRPRAAWVSVEVGDDGNRLWAYLAAALRAATAPADDAPYPPVPDRPPRPDQLEVLAAALAARERPVLLVLDDLHRITDPAALTGLEFLLRHAEQRLRLVVGARAGMPLAVHRLRLAGELTEIGPDELAFTGDEVADLLTAHAVALPAAGVRRLRERTGGWPAALRFAALALRDQPDPARWAEQFGGDQPDVAGYLREEVLAGLDPDARDVLRRSAVADAVCAGLADALTGRTDAGQTLAGLAGDGGLLRRDDSRPPWYRCPELLTDLLHAELGRLPADELRDLHLRAADWYADNGRPADGLRHALAGGDHGRAAALFVSRWPELIPYDRDTPAGRAPAPPPPEAVRRDPELGLACAAERARAGDVTAATGHLRGAVEAARTLPAPRRDRFRRLVTALELTLARLSGDPGAVRAAAARLLATRPAPPAPSPSSAVSAAAVPSPVAGGVARQPAQPESTADGLLIAPVSGEPRGAAAEDADVRAVAGTALGLTDLADGDLPGAAIAFARSLSAAREAGRPRTELVCASRAAVLHAVRGELRAAETLARDALAMPPCHGWSCREDCAHAYLALALVALHRDQPEEAEANLALAGPATGEPVVGAVAALCRAYLLRDAGDLPEGHRVLAEARERLTDRPRAGELAHWLLAVEADLRAARGDLTAARDLLTDPVRDTAAPPSPAVAPSPTAAPCLAVALARVELRAGDPRAAGYALPDWESPEAAGWPLPVRLDAAVLDAVLARRAGDDRRAGRLLERALDLAGPEGFRRPFTRAEPGVRDLLAAHLDAGTAHWPTVSDLVRGADAPPERAPAERGAAALDEPLTERELTILRYLQSILSNVEIAAELSLSVNTVKTHVRNIYRKLDATRRREAVRRARDLHLI is encoded by the coding sequence GTGAACGGGCCCGCGCCGGGTAACCGCCGCCCGCGGGACCTGGGGGAGTGGACGCATCGGTGGAGGGCGGGCCGGATGCCGGAGCACGTACGGGACACAGGGGTCGTCGCGGTCGCGGACGGGTCGGCCGGCGCGCCGCTGCTGGCGTCGCGGCTGTGCCCCGCCCCGCCGCCGGAACCGCTGGTGCTGCGGCCCCGGCTGCTGCGGGCGCTGGACGAGGGGACCGCCGGGCCGGTCACCCTGGTCCGCGCCCCGGCGGGGTGGGGCAAGACGACGCTGCTCGCCTCCTGGTTCCGGGCGGCCGACGAGGCCGGTGCGCACCGGGGCCGGGTGGGGGAGGGGCCGGTGACCGCCGCCGCCGAGGGGACCCGGGACGACGGGCCGGCCGGCGCCGCGCCCGGCGACTTCGGGGCGGCGGCGGGCGCACCGGCGCGACCCGACCGGCCCCGGGCGGCCTGGGTCTCCGTGGAGGTCGGCGACGACGGGAACCGGCTCTGGGCCTACCTCGCGGCGGCACTGCGCGCGGCCACCGCGCCCGCCGACGACGCGCCGTACCCGCCCGTGCCCGACCGGCCGCCCCGCCCCGACCAGCTGGAGGTGCTGGCCGCGGCCCTCGCCGCCCGGGAACGCCCGGTGCTGCTGGTCCTGGACGACCTGCACCGGATCACCGACCCGGCGGCGCTGACGGGCCTGGAGTTCCTGCTCCGCCACGCCGAGCAGCGGCTGCGGCTGGTGGTCGGCGCCCGCGCCGGGATGCCCCTGGCCGTGCACCGGCTGCGGCTGGCCGGGGAGCTGACCGAGATCGGCCCCGACGAGCTGGCCTTCACCGGCGACGAGGTCGCCGACCTGCTGACCGCGCACGCCGTGGCGCTGCCGGCGGCCGGGGTGCGCCGGCTGCGGGAGCGCACCGGCGGCTGGCCGGCCGCGCTCCGCTTCGCCGCGCTGGCGTTGCGCGACCAGCCGGACCCGGCCCGCTGGGCCGAGCAGTTCGGCGGCGACCAGCCGGACGTGGCCGGCTACCTGCGCGAGGAGGTGCTCGCCGGGCTCGACCCGGACGCACGGGACGTGCTGCGCCGCTCCGCCGTCGCCGACGCCGTCTGCGCCGGCCTGGCCGACGCGCTGACCGGGCGCACCGACGCCGGGCAGACGCTGGCCGGCCTGGCCGGCGACGGCGGGCTGCTGCGCCGCGACGACAGCCGCCCACCCTGGTACCGCTGCCCGGAGCTCCTGACCGACCTGCTACACGCCGAGCTGGGCCGGCTGCCCGCCGACGAGCTGCGCGACCTGCACCTGCGCGCCGCCGACTGGTACGCCGACAACGGGCGGCCCGCCGACGGGCTGCGCCACGCGCTCGCCGGCGGCGACCACGGGCGGGCCGCCGCGCTCTTCGTGTCCCGCTGGCCGGAGCTGATCCCGTACGACCGGGACACGCCCGCCGGCCGGGCGCCCGCGCCCCCGCCGCCGGAGGCCGTACGCCGCGATCCGGAACTCGGGCTGGCCTGCGCCGCCGAGCGGGCCCGGGCCGGCGACGTCACCGCCGCGACCGGGCACCTGCGCGGCGCGGTCGAGGCCGCCCGGACGCTGCCCGCGCCGCGCCGGGACCGGTTCCGGCGGCTGGTCACCGCACTGGAACTCACCCTGGCCCGGCTGTCCGGCGACCCCGGAGCGGTACGCGCCGCCGCCGCCCGGCTGCTCGCCACCCGTCCCGCCCCACCGGCGCCGTCGCCCTCGTCGGCGGTGTCGGCCGCAGCGGTGCCGTCCCCGGTGGCCGGTGGGGTAGCGCGGCAACCGGCGCAGCCGGAGAGCACCGCCGACGGGCTGCTCATCGCGCCGGTGTCGGGCGAGCCGCGCGGAGCCGCCGCAGAGGACGCCGACGTGCGGGCGGTGGCCGGCACCGCGCTGGGCCTCACCGACCTCGCGGACGGGGACCTGCCCGGGGCCGCCATCGCCTTCGCCCGGTCGCTGTCGGCGGCCCGGGAGGCCGGCCGGCCGCGTACGGAGCTGGTCTGCGCCAGCCGGGCGGCCGTGCTGCACGCAGTCCGGGGCGAGCTGCGGGCCGCCGAGACCCTCGCCCGGGACGCCCTCGCCATGCCGCCCTGCCACGGCTGGTCCTGCCGGGAGGACTGCGCCCACGCGTACCTGGCCCTGGCCCTGGTCGCGCTGCACCGGGACCAGCCCGAGGAGGCGGAGGCGAACCTGGCGCTGGCCGGGCCGGCCACCGGCGAGCCCGTGGTGGGGGCGGTGGCTGCGCTGTGCCGGGCGTACCTGCTGCGCGACGCCGGTGACCTGCCCGAGGGGCACCGGGTGCTGGCCGAGGCGCGGGAGCGGCTGACCGACCGGCCCCGGGCCGGCGAGCTGGCGCACTGGCTGCTGGCCGTGGAGGCGGACCTGCGCGCGGCACGGGGCGACCTGACCGCCGCCCGCGACCTGCTCACCGACCCGGTACGCGACACCGCCGCCCCACCGTCGCCGGCTGTCGCCCCGTCGCCGACAGCCGCCCCGTGTCTGGCCGTCGCGCTCGCCCGGGTGGAGTTGCGTGCCGGCGACCCGCGCGCCGCCGGGTACGCGCTGCCCGACTGGGAGTCGCCGGAGGCGGCCGGCTGGCCGCTGCCCGTACGCCTGGACGCCGCCGTGCTGGACGCGGTGCTGGCCCGGCGCGCGGGCGACGACCGGCGGGCCGGCCGGCTGCTGGAGCGTGCCCTCGACCTGGCCGGGCCGGAGGGCTTCCGGCGGCCGTTCACCCGCGCCGAGCCCGGGGTCCGTGACCTGCTCGCCGCGCACCTGGACGCCGGTACGGCGCACTGGCCGACCGTCAGCGACCTGGTCCGGGGTGCCGACGCGCCGCCCGAGCGGGCCCCGGCGGAACGGGGCGCGGCGGCGCTCGACGAGCCGCTGACCGAGCGGGAGCTGACGATCCTGCGCTACCTGCAGAGCATCCTGTCGAACGTGGAGATCGCGGCCGAGCTGTCCCTGTCGGTCAACACGGTCAAGACCCACGTGCGCAACATCTACCGCAAGCTGGACGCCACCCGCCGCCGCGAAGCCGTCCGCCGAGCCCGCGACCTCCACCTGATCTGA
- a CDS encoding cellulose binding domain-containing protein, with the protein MRRSYVGAVVSALVVAAAVVATPFTAAGAPTATAAAAEAYAWKNVRIDGGGFVPGIVFNPTEKNLIYARTDIGGMYRWEQGSQSWTPLLDWVGADKWGWNGVVSVATDPVQTNRVYAAVGMYTNDWDPNNGAILRSADKGATWQVTELPFKNGGNMPGRGMGERLAVDPNRNSILYYGAEGGNGLWRSTDFGATWAKVANFPNVGNYRADPSDPNGYNGQNQGLTWVSFDKSTGTAGAATQTIYVGVADKENPVYRSTNGGATWERIAGQPTGYLAHKGVVDPVGGFLYIATSDTGGPYDGGKGDVWKFSRATGAWTRISPVPSTSTDAYFGYSGLTIDRQQPNTLMVATQISWWPDAIFWRSTDGGATWTRIWEFTSYPNRSKRYTMDVSSVPWLTFGSNPAPPEETPKLGWMNESVEIDPHDSNRFLYGTGATIYGSTDLTKWDTGGQFTIKPMVKGLEETAVLDLVSPPSGAPLVSALGDIGGFRHTDLDAVPPMMFTQPSFTSTTSLDYAEAKPAVMVRAGNFADADRPGDSHVAFSTDGGANWFQGTEPSGVNSGGTVAASADGSRFVWAPGDAGQQVVHSVGFGTSWAASTGVPANATIESDRVNPNKFYGFAGGRFYVSTNGGASFTASAAAGLPATGTVKFKALPGREGELWLAGEGGLWRSTDSGATFTKLAGVSTAGNVGFGKAAPGRAYPALYLFGTVDGRPGVHRSDDTGASWVRINDDRHQYGNAGEALTGDPRVYGRVYLGTNGRGILVADRLGGTPDPSPTTSTPPPTTPPPTTPPPTTPPPTTPPPTTPPPTTPPPTTPPPTNGCTATYRVTGSWQGGFQGELVVRNAGSAAIAGWTVGWTFPDGQKITQLWGGTHTQTGATVSVRDAGWNGALGAGATATAGFLASTTGTNTAPSTVTCTAR; encoded by the coding sequence ATGCGGAGAAGTTACGTCGGCGCGGTCGTGTCCGCGCTGGTCGTCGCCGCGGCCGTCGTGGCGACACCGTTCACCGCGGCCGGCGCGCCCACCGCCACCGCAGCCGCCGCCGAGGCGTACGCCTGGAAGAACGTCCGGATCGACGGCGGCGGCTTCGTCCCCGGCATCGTCTTCAACCCCACCGAGAAGAACCTGATCTACGCCCGCACCGACATCGGCGGCATGTACCGGTGGGAGCAGGGCAGCCAGTCCTGGACACCGCTGCTGGACTGGGTCGGCGCCGACAAGTGGGGCTGGAACGGTGTGGTCAGCGTCGCCACCGACCCCGTGCAGACCAACCGGGTGTACGCGGCCGTCGGCATGTACACCAACGACTGGGACCCGAACAACGGCGCCATCCTGCGCTCGGCCGACAAGGGCGCCACCTGGCAGGTCACCGAGCTGCCGTTCAAGAACGGCGGCAACATGCCCGGCCGGGGCATGGGCGAGCGGCTCGCCGTCGACCCCAACAGGAACAGCATCCTGTACTACGGCGCCGAGGGCGGCAACGGCCTGTGGCGCAGCACCGACTTCGGGGCGACCTGGGCCAAGGTGGCCAACTTCCCCAACGTCGGCAACTACCGGGCCGACCCGAGCGACCCGAACGGCTACAACGGCCAGAACCAGGGCCTGACCTGGGTCAGCTTCGACAAGAGCACGGGTACGGCCGGCGCCGCCACACAGACGATCTACGTCGGCGTGGCCGACAAGGAGAACCCCGTCTACCGCAGCACGAACGGCGGCGCCACCTGGGAGCGGATCGCCGGGCAGCCGACCGGCTACCTCGCGCACAAGGGCGTCGTCGACCCGGTGGGCGGCTTCCTCTACATCGCCACCAGCGACACCGGCGGCCCGTACGACGGCGGCAAGGGCGACGTGTGGAAGTTCAGCCGTGCCACCGGCGCGTGGACGCGGATCAGCCCCGTCCCGTCCACCAGCACCGACGCCTACTTCGGCTACAGCGGCCTGACCATCGACCGGCAGCAGCCGAACACCCTCATGGTCGCCACGCAGATCTCCTGGTGGCCGGACGCGATCTTCTGGCGCAGCACCGACGGCGGCGCCACCTGGACCCGGATCTGGGAGTTCACCAGCTACCCGAACCGGTCCAAGCGCTACACCATGGACGTCAGCTCCGTGCCGTGGCTGACCTTCGGCAGCAACCCGGCGCCGCCGGAGGAGACCCCGAAGCTCGGCTGGATGAACGAGTCGGTGGAGATCGATCCGCATGACAGCAACCGCTTCCTGTACGGCACGGGCGCTACCATCTACGGCAGCACCGACCTCACCAAGTGGGACACCGGCGGCCAGTTCACCATCAAGCCCATGGTCAAGGGCCTGGAGGAGACCGCCGTGCTGGACCTGGTCAGCCCACCCTCGGGGGCGCCGCTGGTCAGCGCGCTCGGCGACATCGGGGGCTTCCGGCACACCGACCTGGACGCCGTACCGCCGATGATGTTCACCCAGCCGAGCTTCACCAGCACCACCAGCCTCGACTACGCCGAGGCGAAGCCGGCCGTGATGGTGCGGGCCGGCAACTTCGCCGACGCGGACCGGCCGGGCGACAGCCACGTCGCCTTCTCCACCGACGGCGGGGCCAACTGGTTCCAGGGCACCGAACCGTCCGGCGTCAACAGCGGCGGCACGGTCGCCGCCTCGGCCGACGGCAGCCGGTTCGTCTGGGCCCCGGGCGACGCCGGCCAGCAGGTGGTGCACTCGGTCGGCTTCGGCACCTCCTGGGCCGCGTCGACGGGCGTCCCGGCGAACGCGACGATCGAGTCCGACCGGGTGAACCCGAACAAGTTCTACGGCTTCGCGGGCGGCAGGTTCTACGTCAGCACCAACGGCGGGGCCAGCTTCACCGCCTCGGCCGCCGCCGGCCTCCCCGCCACCGGCACCGTCAAGTTCAAGGCGCTGCCCGGCAGGGAGGGCGAGCTGTGGCTGGCCGGCGAGGGCGGGCTGTGGCGCTCGACCGACTCCGGGGCCACCTTCACCAAGCTGGCGGGGGTGAGCACCGCCGGCAACGTCGGCTTCGGCAAGGCCGCGCCCGGCCGGGCGTACCCGGCGCTGTACCTCTTCGGCACCGTCGACGGCCGACCCGGCGTACACCGCTCGGACGACACCGGCGCGAGCTGGGTCCGGATCAACGACGACCGGCACCAGTACGGCAACGCGGGCGAGGCCCTGACCGGCGACCCGCGGGTCTACGGCCGGGTCTACCTCGGCACCAACGGCCGGGGCATCCTCGTGGCGGACCGGCTCGGCGGCACGCCCGACCCGTCGCCGACCACCTCCACGCCGCCACCGACCACGCCGCCGCCCACGACGCCGCCGCCCACCACCCCGCCGCCCACGACGCCACCGCCCACGACGCCGCCGCCCACCACCCCGCCGCCCACGACGCCACCGCCGACCAACGGCTGCACCGCGACGTACCGGGTGACCGGCTCCTGGCAGGGCGGCTTCCAGGGCGAGCTGGTGGTCCGCAACGCCGGCAGCGCGGCGATCGCCGGCTGGACGGTGGGCTGGACCTTCCCCGACGGCCAGAAGATCACGCAGCTCTGGGGTGGCACCCACACCCAGACCGGGGCGACCGTCTCCGTCCGCGACGCCGGCTGGAACGGCGCCCTCGGCGCGGGCGCCACCGCCACCGCCGGCTTCCTGGCCAGTACGACCGGGACGAACACCGCGCCGAGCACCGTCACCTGCACCGCCCGCTGA
- a CDS encoding DsbA family protein, with translation MSTPLQVTARLRTPVTDHDHVRGPVDAPVTIVEYADFQCRFCGAAYANLRELLRQRAETVRLVYRHFPITNMHPYAEQAAEATEAAGRRGQFWAMHDWLYEHQDQLDPVHLSLGMEQLGLPADEVAAEVERQAHGDRVRRDFVGGIRSGVHATPTLFVNGTRHDGDYDVADLLAAVDAATP, from the coding sequence ATGAGCACCCCGCTCCAGGTCACCGCGCGCCTACGGACCCCGGTGACCGACCACGACCACGTGCGCGGGCCGGTCGACGCGCCGGTGACGATCGTCGAGTACGCCGACTTCCAGTGCCGGTTCTGCGGGGCCGCGTACGCGAACCTGCGGGAGCTGCTGCGGCAGCGGGCCGAGACGGTGCGGCTGGTGTACCGGCACTTCCCGATCACCAACATGCACCCGTACGCCGAGCAGGCCGCCGAGGCGACCGAGGCGGCCGGCCGGCGCGGGCAGTTCTGGGCGATGCACGACTGGCTCTACGAGCACCAGGACCAGCTCGACCCCGTGCACCTGTCGCTCGGCATGGAGCAGCTCGGCCTGCCCGCCGACGAGGTCGCCGCGGAAGTGGAGCGGCAGGCGCACGGCGACCGGGTGCGGCGCGACTTCGTGGGCGGCATCCGCAGCGGTGTCCACGCCACCCCGACGCTGTTCGTCAACGGCACCCGCCACGACGGGGACTACGACGTCGCGGACCTCCTGGCGGCGGTCGACGCCGCCACCCCCTGA